A single region of the Cucumis melo cultivar AY chromosome 3, USDA_Cmelo_AY_1.0, whole genome shotgun sequence genome encodes:
- the LOC103488521 gene encoding uncharacterized protein LOC103488521 isoform X2, with protein sequence MAIQFKFRSSVNFDSVDIQGRPSISIGDLKSIRMKNLDTCQNFDLVFSDARTGQDLTDEKLEIPSGSCVIIKRVPAGSVPSNVVRHDLFGNFQVKDTHMVKSSRPVDAETEYFDDFGVDLYPIRKSNSSISLNNKNNDAVRHYKETERGYIQPEGSGISEAIQGVGGTDLQTNIKVNVGECIGLEKPIAPVIHKCEIPSDLKCTLCNSLFVDAVIMGCCKHSFCEKCIHHVFLRKTMCPKCASSKYELGDLLPNLSLRKNVAHFLESQFLMGDSDNNHEAPDEESRIEGQDMRCLTYATSRGCNQEVVDDDHVSSIRRNMMVKVDRAQFQSCHQDKFGGQPLDLPPFDDCQGESQPVFGDFKRGLLVNDFDMQGRIQNLTDFRRHKKRGRACYMCGSLDHLIRDCPVASKPHPMHLMGALPYYASSWPHVSSFPNLYGCPMSFNAPMVPDANSYWASVYGGYPAPSGFVGMRDMNAPPLRKTEEFCAGNSEFVHLSDTDKNRTIPENRTWRVMPFSNEDGSEGKDHVGKKRGQHEQDGRSRDYRMFVEKEHLRKENTQDEINWLYDEKMKSSHSPKAAMINRLNERLKLEKDGLTCSTKLLTNERTGHYHRGFREVGGRTDECCSHAESNEHKRYKQKEDKIDTFDINLKCHTKKHHSGSKPDLARSYSSNQKLLQKDSGFISRYSKHNELAQYNQQTVGGTDDSREEWNHKYKRKSLECGS encoded by the exons ATGGCTATCCAATTCAAGTTTAGAAGCTCCGTGAACTTCGACTCGGTGGATATCCAAGGCCGACCTTCTATATCAATTGGCGACCTTAAATCCATTCGCATGAAGAACCTCGACACCTGCCAAAACTTTGATCTCGTTTTCTCCGATGCCCGAACCGGCCAAG ATTTGACCGACGAGAAACTTGAAATTCCAAGTGGTTCATGCGTGATTATCAAGAGAGTTCCCGCAGGATCAGTTCCTTCCAATGT TGTGCGTCACGACTTGTTTGGGAATTTTCAAGTCAAAGACACTCACATGGTTAAATCATCTCGTCCAGTG GATGCGGAGACAGaatattttgatgattttgGCGTCGACTTATACCCTATTCGCAAATCAAACTCATCAATTTCTctcaataataaaaataatgatgCTGTTAG ACATTATAAGGAGACCGAAAGAGGATATATTCAGCCCGAAGGAAGTGGCATTAGTGAGGCCATTCAAGGAG TTGGAGGAACTGACCTGCAGACGAACATTAAAGTTAATGTTGGCGAGTGCATTGGTTTGGAGAA ACCAATTGCACCGGTGATTCATAAATGTGAAATTCCTTCAGATCTGAAGTGTACTCTTTGCAACTCTCTCTTTGTGGATGCTGTAATTATGGGTTGCTGCAAGCATAGTTTTTGTGAGAAAT GTATTCATCATGTTTTTCTGCGAAAGACAATGTGCCCTAAGTGTGCCTCAAGTAAATATGAACTAGGAGATTTGTTGCCAAATTTATCTCTTAGGAAAAATGTTGCCCATTTCCTTGAGTCTCAGTTCCTGATGGGCGATTCAGACAATAATCATGAAGCACCAG ATGAAGAATCAAGAATTGAAGGACAGGACATGCGTTGTTTGACTTATGCTACTAGTAGAGGTTGTAATCAAGAAGTGGTGGATGACGACCATGTCTCATCAATAAGAAGAAATATG ATGGTTAAAGTTGATAGAGCACAATTTCAATCATGCCATCAAGATAAGTTCGGTGGACAACCTCTGGACCTCCCTCCTTTTGATGATTGTCAAGGGGAAAGCCAGCCTGTTTTTGGGGATTTTAAGCGTGGGTTGCTGGTCAATGACTTTG ATATGCAAGGCAGAATCCAAAATCTCACAGATTTTAGAAGACATAAGAAG CGTGGCCGTGCTTGTTACATGTGTGGTTCTCTGGACCATCTCATTAGAGACTGTCCAGTTGCTTCAAAGCCACATCCCATGCATCTAATGG gagcTTTGCCATATTATGCATCATCTTGGCCTCATGTCAGTTCATTTCCTAACTTATATGGTTGCCCCATGTCTTTCAATGCACCAATGGTGCCTGATGCAAATTCTTACTGGGCATCTGTTTATGGTGGATATCCTGCCCCAAG TGGATTCGTGGGCATGAGAGACATGAATGCTCCACCACTTCGGAAGACTGAAGAGTTCTGTGCTGGTAATTCAGAATTTGTACACCTTAGTGACACAGATAAAAACAGGACAATCCCAGAAAATCGTACCTGGAG GGTAATGCCTTTCTCCAATGAGGATGGGAGTGAGGGAAAAGATCATGTTGGTAAGAAGAGAGGTCAACATGAGCAGGATGGAAGATCAagagactacagaatgttcgtAGAAAAGGAACACCTGCGCAAAGAAAATACCCAAGACGAAATAAATTGGCTCTATGACGAGAAAATGAAGAGTTCCCATTCTCCTAAAGCTGCAATGATAAATAGACTAAACGAGAGATTAAAGTTGGAGAAAGACGGCTTGACTTGCAGCACCAAATTACTGACTAATGAGAGAACTGGGCATTACCATAGAGGCTTCAGGGAGGTTGGTGGGAGGACAGATGAATGTTGCAGTCATGCCGAATCGAATGAGCATAAAAGAtacaaacaaaaagaagatAAAATCGATACATTTGATATCAACTTAAAGTGTCATACTAAGAAACATCATAGTGGCTCAAAGCCAGATTTGGCACGTAGCTATTCCAGCAATCAGAAACTCCTACAAAAAGATTCTGGTTTCATCTCTAGATATTCCAAGCACAACGAGCTTGCTCAATATAATCAACAAACTGTTGGTGGAACAGATGATAGTCGTGAAGAATGGAACCATAAGTATAAACGAAAAAG TTTGGAGTGTGGAAGCTAG
- the LOC103488521 gene encoding uncharacterized protein LOC103488521 isoform X1 encodes MAIQFKFRSSVNFDSVDIQGRPSISIGDLKSIRMKNLDTCQNFDLVFSDARTGQDLTDEKLEIPSGSCVIIKRVPAGSVPSNVVRHDLFGNFQVKDTHMVKSSRPVDAETEYFDDFGVDLYPIRKSNSSISLNNKNNDAVRHYKETERGYIQPEGSGISEAIQGVGGTDLQTNIKVNVGECIGLEKPIAPVIHKCEIPSDLKCTLCNSLFVDAVIMGCCKHSFCEKCIHHVFLRKTMCPKCASSKYELGDLLPNLSLRKNVAHFLESQFLMGDSDNNHEAPDEESRIEGQDMRCLTYATSRGCNQEVVDDDHVSSIRRNMMVKVDRAQFQSCHQDKFGGQPLDLPPFDDCQGESQPVFGDFKRGLLVNDFDMQGRIQNLTDFRRHKKRGRACYMCGSLDHLIRDCPVASKPHPMHLMGALPYYASSWPHVSSFPNLYGCPMSFNAPMVPDANSYWASVYGGYPAPSGFVGMRDMNAPPLRKTEEFCAGNSEFVHLSDTDKNRTIPENRTWRVMPFSNEDGSEGKDHVGKKRGQHEQDGRSRDYRMFVEKEHLRKENTQDEINWLYDEKMKSSHSPKAAMINRLNERLKLEKDGLTCSTKLLTNERTGHYHRGFREVGGRTDECCSHAESNEHKRYKQKEDKIDTFDINLKCHTKKHHSGSKPDLARSYSSNQKLLQKDSGFISRYSKHNELAQYNQQTVGGTDDSREEWNHKYKRKRFVKNYRTEF; translated from the exons ATGGCTATCCAATTCAAGTTTAGAAGCTCCGTGAACTTCGACTCGGTGGATATCCAAGGCCGACCTTCTATATCAATTGGCGACCTTAAATCCATTCGCATGAAGAACCTCGACACCTGCCAAAACTTTGATCTCGTTTTCTCCGATGCCCGAACCGGCCAAG ATTTGACCGACGAGAAACTTGAAATTCCAAGTGGTTCATGCGTGATTATCAAGAGAGTTCCCGCAGGATCAGTTCCTTCCAATGT TGTGCGTCACGACTTGTTTGGGAATTTTCAAGTCAAAGACACTCACATGGTTAAATCATCTCGTCCAGTG GATGCGGAGACAGaatattttgatgattttgGCGTCGACTTATACCCTATTCGCAAATCAAACTCATCAATTTCTctcaataataaaaataatgatgCTGTTAG ACATTATAAGGAGACCGAAAGAGGATATATTCAGCCCGAAGGAAGTGGCATTAGTGAGGCCATTCAAGGAG TTGGAGGAACTGACCTGCAGACGAACATTAAAGTTAATGTTGGCGAGTGCATTGGTTTGGAGAA ACCAATTGCACCGGTGATTCATAAATGTGAAATTCCTTCAGATCTGAAGTGTACTCTTTGCAACTCTCTCTTTGTGGATGCTGTAATTATGGGTTGCTGCAAGCATAGTTTTTGTGAGAAAT GTATTCATCATGTTTTTCTGCGAAAGACAATGTGCCCTAAGTGTGCCTCAAGTAAATATGAACTAGGAGATTTGTTGCCAAATTTATCTCTTAGGAAAAATGTTGCCCATTTCCTTGAGTCTCAGTTCCTGATGGGCGATTCAGACAATAATCATGAAGCACCAG ATGAAGAATCAAGAATTGAAGGACAGGACATGCGTTGTTTGACTTATGCTACTAGTAGAGGTTGTAATCAAGAAGTGGTGGATGACGACCATGTCTCATCAATAAGAAGAAATATG ATGGTTAAAGTTGATAGAGCACAATTTCAATCATGCCATCAAGATAAGTTCGGTGGACAACCTCTGGACCTCCCTCCTTTTGATGATTGTCAAGGGGAAAGCCAGCCTGTTTTTGGGGATTTTAAGCGTGGGTTGCTGGTCAATGACTTTG ATATGCAAGGCAGAATCCAAAATCTCACAGATTTTAGAAGACATAAGAAG CGTGGCCGTGCTTGTTACATGTGTGGTTCTCTGGACCATCTCATTAGAGACTGTCCAGTTGCTTCAAAGCCACATCCCATGCATCTAATGG gagcTTTGCCATATTATGCATCATCTTGGCCTCATGTCAGTTCATTTCCTAACTTATATGGTTGCCCCATGTCTTTCAATGCACCAATGGTGCCTGATGCAAATTCTTACTGGGCATCTGTTTATGGTGGATATCCTGCCCCAAG TGGATTCGTGGGCATGAGAGACATGAATGCTCCACCACTTCGGAAGACTGAAGAGTTCTGTGCTGGTAATTCAGAATTTGTACACCTTAGTGACACAGATAAAAACAGGACAATCCCAGAAAATCGTACCTGGAG GGTAATGCCTTTCTCCAATGAGGATGGGAGTGAGGGAAAAGATCATGTTGGTAAGAAGAGAGGTCAACATGAGCAGGATGGAAGATCAagagactacagaatgttcgtAGAAAAGGAACACCTGCGCAAAGAAAATACCCAAGACGAAATAAATTGGCTCTATGACGAGAAAATGAAGAGTTCCCATTCTCCTAAAGCTGCAATGATAAATAGACTAAACGAGAGATTAAAGTTGGAGAAAGACGGCTTGACTTGCAGCACCAAATTACTGACTAATGAGAGAACTGGGCATTACCATAGAGGCTTCAGGGAGGTTGGTGGGAGGACAGATGAATGTTGCAGTCATGCCGAATCGAATGAGCATAAAAGAtacaaacaaaaagaagatAAAATCGATACATTTGATATCAACTTAAAGTGTCATACTAAGAAACATCATAGTGGCTCAAAGCCAGATTTGGCACGTAGCTATTCCAGCAATCAGAAACTCCTACAAAAAGATTCTGGTTTCATCTCTAGATATTCCAAGCACAACGAGCTTGCTCAATATAATCAACAAACTGTTGGTGGAACAGATGATAGTCGTGAAGAATGGAACCATAAGTATAAACGAAAAAGGTTTGTGAAAAACTATAGAACTGAATTTTAA
- the LOC103488521 gene encoding uncharacterized protein LOC103488521 isoform X3 yields MAIQFKFRSSVNFDSVDIQGRPSISIGDLKSIRMKNLDTCQNFDLVFSDARTGQDLTDEKLEIPSGSCVIIKRVPAGSVPSNVMRRQNILMILASTYTLFANQTHQFLSIIKIMMLHYKETERGYIQPEGSGISEAIQGVGGTDLQTNIKVNVGECIGLEKPIAPVIHKCEIPSDLKCTLCNSLFVDAVIMGCCKHSFCEKCIHHVFLRKTMCPKCASSKYELGDLLPNLSLRKNVAHFLESQFLMGDSDNNHEAPDEESRIEGQDMRCLTYATSRGCNQEVVDDDHVSSIRRNMMVKVDRAQFQSCHQDKFGGQPLDLPPFDDCQGESQPVFGDFKRGLLVNDFDMQGRIQNLTDFRRHKKRGRACYMCGSLDHLIRDCPVASKPHPMHLMGALPYYASSWPHVSSFPNLYGCPMSFNAPMVPDANSYWASVYGGYPAPSGFVGMRDMNAPPLRKTEEFCAGNSEFVHLSDTDKNRTIPENRTWRVMPFSNEDGSEGKDHVGKKRGQHEQDGRSRDYRMFVEKEHLRKENTQDEINWLYDEKMKSSHSPKAAMINRLNERLKLEKDGLTCSTKLLTNERTGHYHRGFREVGGRTDECCSHAESNEHKRYKQKEDKIDTFDINLKCHTKKHHSGSKPDLARSYSSNQKLLQKDSGFISRYSKHNELAQYNQQTVGGTDDSREEWNHKYKRKRFVKNYRTEF; encoded by the exons ATGGCTATCCAATTCAAGTTTAGAAGCTCCGTGAACTTCGACTCGGTGGATATCCAAGGCCGACCTTCTATATCAATTGGCGACCTTAAATCCATTCGCATGAAGAACCTCGACACCTGCCAAAACTTTGATCTCGTTTTCTCCGATGCCCGAACCGGCCAAG ATTTGACCGACGAGAAACTTGAAATTCCAAGTGGTTCATGCGTGATTATCAAGAGAGTTCCCGCAGGATCAGTTCCTTCCAATGT GATGCGGAGACAGaatattttgatgattttgGCGTCGACTTATACCCTATTCGCAAATCAAACTCATCAATTTCTctcaataataaaaataatgatgCT ACATTATAAGGAGACCGAAAGAGGATATATTCAGCCCGAAGGAAGTGGCATTAGTGAGGCCATTCAAGGAG TTGGAGGAACTGACCTGCAGACGAACATTAAAGTTAATGTTGGCGAGTGCATTGGTTTGGAGAA ACCAATTGCACCGGTGATTCATAAATGTGAAATTCCTTCAGATCTGAAGTGTACTCTTTGCAACTCTCTCTTTGTGGATGCTGTAATTATGGGTTGCTGCAAGCATAGTTTTTGTGAGAAAT GTATTCATCATGTTTTTCTGCGAAAGACAATGTGCCCTAAGTGTGCCTCAAGTAAATATGAACTAGGAGATTTGTTGCCAAATTTATCTCTTAGGAAAAATGTTGCCCATTTCCTTGAGTCTCAGTTCCTGATGGGCGATTCAGACAATAATCATGAAGCACCAG ATGAAGAATCAAGAATTGAAGGACAGGACATGCGTTGTTTGACTTATGCTACTAGTAGAGGTTGTAATCAAGAAGTGGTGGATGACGACCATGTCTCATCAATAAGAAGAAATATG ATGGTTAAAGTTGATAGAGCACAATTTCAATCATGCCATCAAGATAAGTTCGGTGGACAACCTCTGGACCTCCCTCCTTTTGATGATTGTCAAGGGGAAAGCCAGCCTGTTTTTGGGGATTTTAAGCGTGGGTTGCTGGTCAATGACTTTG ATATGCAAGGCAGAATCCAAAATCTCACAGATTTTAGAAGACATAAGAAG CGTGGCCGTGCTTGTTACATGTGTGGTTCTCTGGACCATCTCATTAGAGACTGTCCAGTTGCTTCAAAGCCACATCCCATGCATCTAATGG gagcTTTGCCATATTATGCATCATCTTGGCCTCATGTCAGTTCATTTCCTAACTTATATGGTTGCCCCATGTCTTTCAATGCACCAATGGTGCCTGATGCAAATTCTTACTGGGCATCTGTTTATGGTGGATATCCTGCCCCAAG TGGATTCGTGGGCATGAGAGACATGAATGCTCCACCACTTCGGAAGACTGAAGAGTTCTGTGCTGGTAATTCAGAATTTGTACACCTTAGTGACACAGATAAAAACAGGACAATCCCAGAAAATCGTACCTGGAG GGTAATGCCTTTCTCCAATGAGGATGGGAGTGAGGGAAAAGATCATGTTGGTAAGAAGAGAGGTCAACATGAGCAGGATGGAAGATCAagagactacagaatgttcgtAGAAAAGGAACACCTGCGCAAAGAAAATACCCAAGACGAAATAAATTGGCTCTATGACGAGAAAATGAAGAGTTCCCATTCTCCTAAAGCTGCAATGATAAATAGACTAAACGAGAGATTAAAGTTGGAGAAAGACGGCTTGACTTGCAGCACCAAATTACTGACTAATGAGAGAACTGGGCATTACCATAGAGGCTTCAGGGAGGTTGGTGGGAGGACAGATGAATGTTGCAGTCATGCCGAATCGAATGAGCATAAAAGAtacaaacaaaaagaagatAAAATCGATACATTTGATATCAACTTAAAGTGTCATACTAAGAAACATCATAGTGGCTCAAAGCCAGATTTGGCACGTAGCTATTCCAGCAATCAGAAACTCCTACAAAAAGATTCTGGTTTCATCTCTAGATATTCCAAGCACAACGAGCTTGCTCAATATAATCAACAAACTGTTGGTGGAACAGATGATAGTCGTGAAGAATGGAACCATAAGTATAAACGAAAAAGGTTTGTGAAAAACTATAGAACTGAATTTTAA
- the LOC103488521 gene encoding uncharacterized protein LOC103488521 isoform X5, whose translation MRDYQESSRRISSFQCDAETEYFDDFGVDLYPIRKSNSSISLNNKNNDAVRHYKETERGYIQPEGSGISEAIQGVGGTDLQTNIKVNVGECIGLEKPIAPVIHKCEIPSDLKCTLCNSLFVDAVIMGCCKHSFCEKCIHHVFLRKTMCPKCASSKYELGDLLPNLSLRKNVAHFLESQFLMGDSDNNHEAPDEESRIEGQDMRCLTYATSRGCNQEVVDDDHVSSIRRNMMVKVDRAQFQSCHQDKFGGQPLDLPPFDDCQGESQPVFGDFKRGLLVNDFDMQGRIQNLTDFRRHKKRGRACYMCGSLDHLIRDCPVASKPHPMHLMGALPYYASSWPHVSSFPNLYGCPMSFNAPMVPDANSYWASVYGGYPAPSGFVGMRDMNAPPLRKTEEFCAGNSEFVHLSDTDKNRTIPENRTWRVMPFSNEDGSEGKDHVGKKRGQHEQDGRSRDYRMFVEKEHLRKENTQDEINWLYDEKMKSSHSPKAAMINRLNERLKLEKDGLTCSTKLLTNERTGHYHRGFREVGGRTDECCSHAESNEHKRYKQKEDKIDTFDINLKCHTKKHHSGSKPDLARSYSSNQKLLQKDSGFISRYSKHNELAQYNQQTVGGTDDSREEWNHKYKRKRFVKNYRTEF comes from the exons ATGCGTGATTATCAAGAGAGTTCCCGCAGGATCAGTTCCTTCCAATGT GATGCGGAGACAGaatattttgatgattttgGCGTCGACTTATACCCTATTCGCAAATCAAACTCATCAATTTCTctcaataataaaaataatgatgCTGTTAG ACATTATAAGGAGACCGAAAGAGGATATATTCAGCCCGAAGGAAGTGGCATTAGTGAGGCCATTCAAGGAG TTGGAGGAACTGACCTGCAGACGAACATTAAAGTTAATGTTGGCGAGTGCATTGGTTTGGAGAA ACCAATTGCACCGGTGATTCATAAATGTGAAATTCCTTCAGATCTGAAGTGTACTCTTTGCAACTCTCTCTTTGTGGATGCTGTAATTATGGGTTGCTGCAAGCATAGTTTTTGTGAGAAAT GTATTCATCATGTTTTTCTGCGAAAGACAATGTGCCCTAAGTGTGCCTCAAGTAAATATGAACTAGGAGATTTGTTGCCAAATTTATCTCTTAGGAAAAATGTTGCCCATTTCCTTGAGTCTCAGTTCCTGATGGGCGATTCAGACAATAATCATGAAGCACCAG ATGAAGAATCAAGAATTGAAGGACAGGACATGCGTTGTTTGACTTATGCTACTAGTAGAGGTTGTAATCAAGAAGTGGTGGATGACGACCATGTCTCATCAATAAGAAGAAATATG ATGGTTAAAGTTGATAGAGCACAATTTCAATCATGCCATCAAGATAAGTTCGGTGGACAACCTCTGGACCTCCCTCCTTTTGATGATTGTCAAGGGGAAAGCCAGCCTGTTTTTGGGGATTTTAAGCGTGGGTTGCTGGTCAATGACTTTG ATATGCAAGGCAGAATCCAAAATCTCACAGATTTTAGAAGACATAAGAAG CGTGGCCGTGCTTGTTACATGTGTGGTTCTCTGGACCATCTCATTAGAGACTGTCCAGTTGCTTCAAAGCCACATCCCATGCATCTAATGG gagcTTTGCCATATTATGCATCATCTTGGCCTCATGTCAGTTCATTTCCTAACTTATATGGTTGCCCCATGTCTTTCAATGCACCAATGGTGCCTGATGCAAATTCTTACTGGGCATCTGTTTATGGTGGATATCCTGCCCCAAG TGGATTCGTGGGCATGAGAGACATGAATGCTCCACCACTTCGGAAGACTGAAGAGTTCTGTGCTGGTAATTCAGAATTTGTACACCTTAGTGACACAGATAAAAACAGGACAATCCCAGAAAATCGTACCTGGAG GGTAATGCCTTTCTCCAATGAGGATGGGAGTGAGGGAAAAGATCATGTTGGTAAGAAGAGAGGTCAACATGAGCAGGATGGAAGATCAagagactacagaatgttcgtAGAAAAGGAACACCTGCGCAAAGAAAATACCCAAGACGAAATAAATTGGCTCTATGACGAGAAAATGAAGAGTTCCCATTCTCCTAAAGCTGCAATGATAAATAGACTAAACGAGAGATTAAAGTTGGAGAAAGACGGCTTGACTTGCAGCACCAAATTACTGACTAATGAGAGAACTGGGCATTACCATAGAGGCTTCAGGGAGGTTGGTGGGAGGACAGATGAATGTTGCAGTCATGCCGAATCGAATGAGCATAAAAGAtacaaacaaaaagaagatAAAATCGATACATTTGATATCAACTTAAAGTGTCATACTAAGAAACATCATAGTGGCTCAAAGCCAGATTTGGCACGTAGCTATTCCAGCAATCAGAAACTCCTACAAAAAGATTCTGGTTTCATCTCTAGATATTCCAAGCACAACGAGCTTGCTCAATATAATCAACAAACTGTTGGTGGAACAGATGATAGTCGTGAAGAATGGAACCATAAGTATAAACGAAAAAGGTTTGTGAAAAACTATAGAACTGAATTTTAA
- the LOC103488521 gene encoding uncharacterized protein LOC103488521 isoform X4, whose product MLCVTTCLGIFKSKTLTWLNHLVQWMRRQNILMILASTYTLFANQTHQFLSIIKIMMLHYKETERGYIQPEGSGISEAIQGVGGTDLQTNIKVNVGECIGLEKPIAPVIHKCEIPSDLKCTLCNSLFVDAVIMGCCKHSFCEKCIHHVFLRKTMCPKCASSKYELGDLLPNLSLRKNVAHFLESQFLMGDSDNNHEAPDEESRIEGQDMRCLTYATSRGCNQEVVDDDHVSSIRRNMMVKVDRAQFQSCHQDKFGGQPLDLPPFDDCQGESQPVFGDFKRGLLVNDFDMQGRIQNLTDFRRHKKRGRACYMCGSLDHLIRDCPVASKPHPMHLMGALPYYASSWPHVSSFPNLYGCPMSFNAPMVPDANSYWASVYGGYPAPSGFVGMRDMNAPPLRKTEEFCAGNSEFVHLSDTDKNRTIPENRTWRVMPFSNEDGSEGKDHVGKKRGQHEQDGRSRDYRMFVEKEHLRKENTQDEINWLYDEKMKSSHSPKAAMINRLNERLKLEKDGLTCSTKLLTNERTGHYHRGFREVGGRTDECCSHAESNEHKRYKQKEDKIDTFDINLKCHTKKHHSGSKPDLARSYSSNQKLLQKDSGFISRYSKHNELAQYNQQTVGGTDDSREEWNHKYKRKRFVKNYRTEF is encoded by the exons ATGT TGTGCGTCACGACTTGTTTGGGAATTTTCAAGTCAAAGACACTCACATGGTTAAATCATCTCGTCCAGTG GATGCGGAGACAGaatattttgatgattttgGCGTCGACTTATACCCTATTCGCAAATCAAACTCATCAATTTCTctcaataataaaaataatgatgCT ACATTATAAGGAGACCGAAAGAGGATATATTCAGCCCGAAGGAAGTGGCATTAGTGAGGCCATTCAAGGAG TTGGAGGAACTGACCTGCAGACGAACATTAAAGTTAATGTTGGCGAGTGCATTGGTTTGGAGAA ACCAATTGCACCGGTGATTCATAAATGTGAAATTCCTTCAGATCTGAAGTGTACTCTTTGCAACTCTCTCTTTGTGGATGCTGTAATTATGGGTTGCTGCAAGCATAGTTTTTGTGAGAAAT GTATTCATCATGTTTTTCTGCGAAAGACAATGTGCCCTAAGTGTGCCTCAAGTAAATATGAACTAGGAGATTTGTTGCCAAATTTATCTCTTAGGAAAAATGTTGCCCATTTCCTTGAGTCTCAGTTCCTGATGGGCGATTCAGACAATAATCATGAAGCACCAG ATGAAGAATCAAGAATTGAAGGACAGGACATGCGTTGTTTGACTTATGCTACTAGTAGAGGTTGTAATCAAGAAGTGGTGGATGACGACCATGTCTCATCAATAAGAAGAAATATG ATGGTTAAAGTTGATAGAGCACAATTTCAATCATGCCATCAAGATAAGTTCGGTGGACAACCTCTGGACCTCCCTCCTTTTGATGATTGTCAAGGGGAAAGCCAGCCTGTTTTTGGGGATTTTAAGCGTGGGTTGCTGGTCAATGACTTTG ATATGCAAGGCAGAATCCAAAATCTCACAGATTTTAGAAGACATAAGAAG CGTGGCCGTGCTTGTTACATGTGTGGTTCTCTGGACCATCTCATTAGAGACTGTCCAGTTGCTTCAAAGCCACATCCCATGCATCTAATGG gagcTTTGCCATATTATGCATCATCTTGGCCTCATGTCAGTTCATTTCCTAACTTATATGGTTGCCCCATGTCTTTCAATGCACCAATGGTGCCTGATGCAAATTCTTACTGGGCATCTGTTTATGGTGGATATCCTGCCCCAAG TGGATTCGTGGGCATGAGAGACATGAATGCTCCACCACTTCGGAAGACTGAAGAGTTCTGTGCTGGTAATTCAGAATTTGTACACCTTAGTGACACAGATAAAAACAGGACAATCCCAGAAAATCGTACCTGGAG GGTAATGCCTTTCTCCAATGAGGATGGGAGTGAGGGAAAAGATCATGTTGGTAAGAAGAGAGGTCAACATGAGCAGGATGGAAGATCAagagactacagaatgttcgtAGAAAAGGAACACCTGCGCAAAGAAAATACCCAAGACGAAATAAATTGGCTCTATGACGAGAAAATGAAGAGTTCCCATTCTCCTAAAGCTGCAATGATAAATAGACTAAACGAGAGATTAAAGTTGGAGAAAGACGGCTTGACTTGCAGCACCAAATTACTGACTAATGAGAGAACTGGGCATTACCATAGAGGCTTCAGGGAGGTTGGTGGGAGGACAGATGAATGTTGCAGTCATGCCGAATCGAATGAGCATAAAAGAtacaaacaaaaagaagatAAAATCGATACATTTGATATCAACTTAAAGTGTCATACTAAGAAACATCATAGTGGCTCAAAGCCAGATTTGGCACGTAGCTATTCCAGCAATCAGAAACTCCTACAAAAAGATTCTGGTTTCATCTCTAGATATTCCAAGCACAACGAGCTTGCTCAATATAATCAACAAACTGTTGGTGGAACAGATGATAGTCGTGAAGAATGGAACCATAAGTATAAACGAAAAAGGTTTGTGAAAAACTATAGAACTGAATTTTAA